From the Scatophagus argus isolate fScaArg1 chromosome 21, fScaArg1.pri, whole genome shotgun sequence genome, one window contains:
- the trub1 gene encoding probable tRNA pseudouridine synthase 1, whose amino-acid sequence MAGKISNSAAPISSSLSKLQSLNGLFAIYKKRGPTSADALNALKEALLKEAAVQNPNPRKRKKQCLKMGHGGTLDSSASGVLVVGVGNGTKMLSTMLAGSKKYVAVGELGKATDTLDASGTVILEKDFEHITRLDLEEKLKAFTGEIMQVPPLYSALKKDGQRLSVLLKQGHKVEAKPARPVTVYNLSLQEFKPPLFTLDIECGGGFYVRSLVDDLGKALSSCAHVKELTRTKQGQFTLEEHALHEEHWTLEHILHSLQPCSQSEQAVPCKKPPGADI is encoded by the exons ATGGCAGGAAAGATAAGTAACAGTGCAGCTCCAATATCCAGTTCCCTGTCTAAACTTCAGTCTTTAAATGGATTGTTTGCGATATATAAAAAACGAGGACCTACATCTGCAGACGCGTTAAATGcactcaaagaagctttactCAAAG AAGCTGCTGTACAAAACCCAAATCCGcgaaagaggaagaagcagtGCCTGAAGATGGGGCACGGAGGGACGCTGGACAGCAGTGCCAGTGGGGTGTTGG TCGTTGGTGTTGGAAACGGCACAAAGATGCTTAGTACAATGTTGGCTGGCTCTaag AAATATGTTGCTGTCGGAGAATTGGGTAAAGCAACAGATACGCTTGATGCCAGTGGGACtgtgattctggagaaagactTTG AACACATAACCAGATTGGACTTGGAGGAGAAGTTGAAAGCTTTCACTGGTGAAATAATGCAAGTTCCTCCACT gtACTCGGCACTGAAAAAGGACGGCCAGCGTCTGTCTGTCCTACTGAAGCAAGGCCACAAAGTTGAGGCCAAACCAGCCAGACCAGTCACTGTGTACAACCTGAGCCTCCAAGAGTTCAAGCCTCCTCTCTTCACTCTGG ATATTGAGTGCGGTGGAGGATTTTATGTCAGAAGCTTGGTGGATGACCTGGGAAAAG CTTTGTCATCTTGCGCTCATGTGAAGGAGCTGACCCGGACCAAGCAGGGTCAGTTCACCCTGGAGGAGCACGCCTTGcacgaggagcactggacactGGAACACATCCTGCACTCTCTGCAGCCCTGCTCCCAATCAGAGCAGGCTGTGCCCTGTAAAAAACCACCGGGAGCTGACATCTGA
- the hhex gene encoding hematopoietically-expressed homeobox protein hhex, whose protein sequence is MSVPLYAPTPIQPSHPTPFYIENILGRSATTSTTTSPSSSSSSSSCSTPIIPTPTLPSPNSSFTSLISPYRTPIYEPTPIHPALSHHAAAALTAATYASSGTFASSIYPFHQQHHRSMGEYAQALLRHDPLGKPLLWTPFIQRPLHKRKGGQVRFSNDQTIELEKKFETQKYLSPPERKRLAKMLQLSERQVKTWFQNRRAKWRRLKQENPQGGKRDVEDDSSAGRSNKGDDTSEPSGMQSPEHRHTVLGSELAPTGLRVRSVSAQQPHTQLDSDVSDDSDQDLDIEDEADLTMNP, encoded by the exons ATGAGCGTCCCGCTTTACGCACCGACTCCCATCCAGCCGTCTCACCCGACACCATTCTACATCGAGAACATTCTTGGAAGAAGtgccaccaccagcaccaccacctcgccctcgtcttcttcttcatcctcctcctgctccactcCGATCATACCTACACCGACTCTCCCGTCGCCCAACTCCTCCTTTACAAGTCTCATCTCACCGTACCGTACGCCGATTTATGAACCCACACCGATCCACCCGGCGCTGTCTCACCACGCAGCTGCGGCGTTGACGGCGGCGACGTACGCCTCAAGCGGGACTTTCGCCAGCTCCATCTACCCTttccaccagcagcaccaccgCTCCATGGGAGAGTACGCACAGGCACTGCTGCGGCACGACCCTCTGG GCAAACCTCTGTTGTGGACCCCCTTCATCCAGCGGCCCTTACATAAAAGAAAGGGAGGTCAGGTCCGATTCTCGAACGACCAGACCATCGAGCTGGAGAAGAAATTTGAGACGCAGAAATACCTCTCACCCCCGGAGAGGAAAAGACTGGCCAAAATGTTGCAGCTGAGCGAGAGACAG GTTAAAACCTGGTTTCAAAATCGACGAGCCAAATGGCGAAGACTAAAACAG GAAAATCCTCAGGGGGGTAAGAGGGACGTTGAGGACGACAGTTCCGCCGGAAGGAGCAATAAAGGAGATGACACGAGCGAGCCTTCCGGGATGCAGAGCCCGGAGCACCGACACACGGTGCTGGGCTCCGAGCTGGCGCCGACGGGCCTCCGCGTGCGCTCCGTGTCCGCACAGCAGCCCCACACACAGCTGGACTCTGACGTGTCAGACGATTCAGACCAGGACCTGGACATAGAGGACGAGGCCGACTTAACGATGAACCCCTAG